From Miscanthus floridulus cultivar M001 chromosome 15, ASM1932011v1, whole genome shotgun sequence, the proteins below share one genomic window:
- the LOC136508927 gene encoding uncharacterized protein — MAPLSWRHHTLLQALLHRGPLSERDFHAVFAGVSGKDPATHQQLFNDTLLKINKDLAYLQFELRACINQYDGMVYYGVVNNIVDEESKLGTKYSVPQIAFYKGLLEAIVQEAGTDGSITSIDALNVRLDNQVVIVDGSEDSQSRLPSSIKNFSLSQKEKTLDELIRDRWLSYTSTGKIGLGTRSFLDLRSWFRGNDIPSCVVCNEACIKASSCLNEGCNVRIHEYCLKKKFSQRKASRACPSCGTEWPCQDGEADGDDDVNEPGEDQVSSANRSSRKKRKRVKAELVEENNNAGPSTEVPRRTLRSAKAEAVEAAQEASSPGASQPGRGCKRRKK; from the exons ATGGCGCCGCTGTCGTGGCGGCACCACACCCTGCTGCAGGCGCTGCTGCACCGCGGCCCCCTCTCCGAGCGCGACTTCCACGCCGTCTTCGCCGGCGTCTCCGGCAAGGACCCCG CCACTCATCAACAACTGTTCAATGATACACTTCTCAAGATCAATAAGGACCTCGCCTATTTGCAGTTCGAGTTGCGGGCATGCATAAACCAATATGATGGTATGGTTTATTACGGAGTTGTTAATAACATTGTTGATGAAGAATCTAAGCTCGGAACAAAGTATTCTGTGCCCCAGATTGCATTCTACAAGGGACTG TTAGAAGCAATAGTTCAGGAAGCTGGAACTGATGGGAGCATAACCAGTATCGACGCTCTCAATGTCCGGCTTGACAACCAG GTTGTAATTGTAGACGGTTCAGAGGACAGCCAATCTCGCCTTCCTAGTTCCATAAAGAACTTCTCACTGAGCCAGAAAGAGAAAACTCTTGATGAACTGATACGGGATCGTTGGTTGTCATACACCTCCACAGGCAAGATTGGTCTGGGCACCAGATCATTTCTTGATCTCCGAAGCTGGTTCCGTGGTAATGATATCCCATCTTGTGTTGTCTGCAACGAAGCTTGTATAAAG GCATCAAGTTGTCTAAATGAGGGATGCAATGTTAGAATTCATGAGTACTGCTTGAAGAAGAAATTTTCACAAAGAAAG GCTTCAAGAGCTTGTCCTAGTTGTGGTACTGAATGGCCCTGTCAGGACGGTGAAGCTGATGGCGATGATGATGTGAATGAACCTGGGGAAGATCAAGTCTCATCAGCCAATCGTTCCTCGAGGAAGAAGCGCaagagagtcaaagctgaactAGTGGAAGAAAATAACAATGCAGGCCCATCAACGGAGGTGCCTAGGAGGACCTTGAGAAGTGCTAAAGCCGAAGCAGTCGAGGCTGCTCAAGAGGCGTCTTCTCCTGGAGCTTCGCAGCCAGGCAGGGGTTGCAAAAGAAGGAAGAAGTAG